Proteins encoded in a region of the Candidatus Bathyarchaeota archaeon genome:
- a CDS encoding P-loop NTPase, which produces MDPRLFIISKRLKDVKRTLAVVSGKGGVGKTLVASTMALALAERRIPVGLLDLDVTNPSCHVVLGVEPSKETPPEDMGVLPVSVHGLKFMSVAFYTRGEALPLRGTGVDDVFKEILTITRWGRLEVLILDTPPGFGDAVLDIAAYIPDAEFIAVTTPSRLSVESLRRLARTHLGKRVVGVIVNMVWKEYDPEEVEKAGFKLLATIPYCLGLEESIGNPDRLLKTEFAEKLDDVVNLLLK; this is translated from the coding sequence ATGGACCCAAGGCTCTTCATCATATCCAAGAGGCTTAAAGACGTGAAAAGGACTCTAGCGGTCGTCAGCGGTAAAGGTGGTGTCGGTAAAACCTTGGTCGCCTCTACGATGGCGCTTGCTCTGGCGGAAAGACGTATACCCGTAGGCCTACTCGACCTAGACGTCACAAACCCGTCCTGTCACGTGGTTCTAGGCGTAGAACCGTCTAAGGAGACGCCGCCTGAGGACATGGGGGTCCTACCGGTCTCGGTTCACGGTTTAAAGTTCATGTCCGTAGCCTTCTACACACGTGGGGAGGCGTTACCGCTCAGAGGTACAGGGGTGGACGACGTGTTTAAGGAGATTCTAACCATAACGCGTTGGGGGAGGCTAGAGGTTCTTATCCTAGATACGCCTCCGGGTTTCGGAGACGCGGTCCTCGACATAGCCGCCTATATACCCGATGCAGAGTTCATAGCCGTGACCACGCCGAGCCGTCTAAGCGTCGAATCGCTACGGAGACTAGCGAGAACCCATCTAGGTAAAAGGGTTGTCGGAGTCATAGTCAACATGGTTTGGAAGGAATACGACCCTGAAGAAGTCGAGAAGGCTGGGTTTAAACTCTTAGCAACGATACCCTACTGTCTAGGTCTCGAAGAAAGTATAGGAAACCCGGATAGGCTTCTAAAAACAGAGTTTGCGGAAAAACTAGATGATGTCGTAAACCTGCTTTTAAAGTAA
- a CDS encoding class I SAM-dependent methyltransferase — translation MKTAYDERGIPYPPLHPPIVYAALAKQILDDYCVSEGVCLDIGSGVGLLGIELARRTRLDVVLVDIRKDVLVGGLRNAEYFKVRDKVFAVQADVHRLPFRPNAANLIVSRGSIPFWRDRVEAFKEIYRVLSDSGVAFLGGGLSRNIPEKVRVELRERIRRWFSSPDGRKYDPPEGWKAEEWLRKAGIRKFRVILEDPGKWIEFRKR, via the coding sequence GTGAAGACTGCCTACGATGAAAGAGGGATACCATATCCTCCTCTTCACCCCCCTATAGTGTACGCGGCCTTGGCTAAGCAGATACTCGACGACTACTGTGTATCCGAGGGTGTGTGTCTAGATATCGGTAGCGGAGTCGGCCTACTGGGTATAGAGCTCGCTAGAAGGACGAGGCTTGACGTGGTTCTCGTCGACATAAGGAAGGATGTCTTAGTCGGAGGCTTGAGAAACGCTGAATACTTCAAAGTTCGGGATAAGGTGTTTGCGGTGCAGGCAGACGTACATCGTCTACCGTTCAGACCTAACGCGGCGAACCTCATCGTCAGTAGAGGTTCTATCCCGTTCTGGAGAGATAGAGTCGAGGCGTTTAAGGAGATATATAGGGTATTGTCCGACTCAGGGGTTGCTTTCTTGGGCGGGGGGCTTTCAAGGAATATACCGGAGAAGGTCAGGGTAGAGCTTAGGGAGAGGATAAGGCGATGGTTTAGTAGCCCTGATGGTAGGAAATACGACCCTCCAGAGGGTTGGAAGGCCGAGGAGTGGCTGAGGAAAGCGGGGATCAGGAAGTTCAGAGTGATCTTAGAGGACCCAGGGAAATGGATAGAGTTCCGTAAACGGTAA
- a CDS encoding ABC transporter substrate-binding protein, whose amino-acid sequence MYEMIRRVTAVVLLIALVLVAGFIVYTRPWVTKVVVFSTKDMEGLANALKEDIEHRDMFTALEVRLFDGEQLISAVLSGEDVDLVLAGDYRIVKRLYDEGVVSWYVKFASKNSEVCGLTVVEDTDHLSQAIECVSLILSDEYDIVIESHGFTPLKPAQGFGEMPEELKTLVVEYKTVVDMTGREVTLPKHVRRVVTIVPMLTIIVHLIGGQDLLVGVDQISPTSEFLVKVNPGIKNLTVVGVPWSVNEEVILSLQPDVVLTLDTPKEVVERFEELGLNVVCIPMASMGCEDFPKAIRLIGEILGREEQAEALASYYETMLNEILNVTSKIPRSERVRVYVAMQDGLKTHRAYLTMSIVEAAGGLNVAENLTGYAGAGGPPIASVSMETLLVWNPEVILAFDPQVKNAIMSDPRWMAVDAVRNGRIYVIPRGLRSWILPEPESILGVMWLAEKLYPDKFHFDLETEVKQFYLRFLGYEVSEEELAKILSGEYGITVPS is encoded by the coding sequence GTGTATGAAATGATCCGAAGGGTTACGGCGGTCGTACTCCTCATAGCCCTCGTTTTGGTCGCGGGGTTCATTGTCTATACTAGGCCATGGGTAACGAAGGTGGTGGTTTTCTCGACCAAGGATATGGAAGGACTTGCAAACGCTCTGAAGGAGGACATCGAGCATAGGGACATGTTCACGGCCTTGGAGGTTAGGCTATTCGACGGTGAGCAGCTTATAAGTGCCGTTTTATCGGGTGAAGACGTCGACCTCGTCCTCGCTGGAGACTATAGGATTGTTAAGAGACTTTACGACGAGGGAGTCGTTAGCTGGTATGTTAAATTTGCTTCCAAGAACAGCGAGGTATGTGGCTTAACAGTCGTCGAGGACACGGATCATCTTAGCCAGGCTATAGAGTGCGTGAGCCTGATACTGAGCGATGAATACGATATAGTCATCGAAAGCCACGGGTTTACGCCTTTAAAGCCTGCCCAAGGGTTCGGAGAAATGCCTGAGGAGCTTAAGACGCTCGTAGTCGAGTATAAAACGGTCGTAGATATGACCGGTAGGGAGGTTACCCTGCCTAAGCACGTCAGGAGAGTTGTAACGATCGTGCCGATGCTGACGATAATCGTCCACCTCATAGGAGGCCAAGACCTATTGGTAGGCGTGGATCAGATATCCCCGACCTCAGAGTTCCTAGTCAAGGTAAACCCTGGGATCAAAAACCTGACGGTCGTAGGTGTACCTTGGAGCGTCAACGAGGAGGTAATTCTAAGCCTGCAACCTGACGTGGTGTTGACCTTAGACACTCCCAAAGAGGTCGTAGAGAGGTTTGAGGAGCTAGGGTTGAACGTAGTCTGCATACCGATGGCGTCTATGGGCTGTGAAGATTTTCCGAAAGCCATCAGGCTTATAGGAGAGATTTTAGGTAGAGAAGAACAGGCTGAGGCGTTAGCGTCCTACTATGAGACGATGTTAAACGAGATATTGAACGTGACCTCTAAGATCCCGAGGAGCGAGAGGGTTAGGGTTTACGTGGCCATGCAGGACGGGTTGAAGACCCATAGGGCGTATCTTACCATGTCGATCGTCGAGGCAGCGGGAGGCTTGAACGTTGCCGAAAACCTGACCGGCTATGCTGGGGCGGGAGGCCCTCCGATAGCCTCGGTCTCTATGGAGACGTTATTAGTGTGGAACCCGGAGGTGATCCTTGCCTTCGACCCGCAGGTGAAGAATGCGATCATGTCAGACCCAAGGTGGATGGCTGTCGACGCTGTCAGAAACGGAAGGATATACGTGATACCTAGGGGGCTTAGGTCCTGGATCCTACCGGAGCCGGAGTCGATCTTAGGCGTCATGTGGCTCGCAGAGAAGCTGTACCCAGACAAGTTCCATTTCGACTTGGAGACGGAGGTTAAACAGTTCTACCTGAGGTTTCTAGGATACGAGGTTTCAGAGGAGGAGCTAGCTAAGATTCTGAGCGGAGAATACGGTATAACCGTACCTTCTTAA
- a CDS encoding MFS transporter has translation MQGHTSSTLFIDDFRRSSSLVFATMFILFLAKWITVPFISVYVRSLGLSIYETGVVAAALGAGLLVFEPMWGILSDKGWKTKILIYSCLAHLLTFYLFSQVRDLPSLSAVRLLEGSAVSATGVSTRSLIESLSQKKGRAFGIWWGVASLASLVGPMVGGYLAGMEYRLLFYAGMGLAVTALLMSFLILEPEVEPVEAEKSESRVGFKAIAIASFTVIFPFFSRSVVNSFLPVYIKESASFSASELEIGLIFTVIGLTAIPAQTVLGEVSDRVDRRLLISPGMLLNCLVLALIPAASDIAQMYLLAVLYSVSRAAVNPPLMALMAENVASSKRGTAIGIYGAAEDMGLLIGPLVAGYTYQNYSPAAAFHLSSVFILLGAVCTYALLKKM, from the coding sequence ATGCAAGGTCACACGTCGTCGACGTTATTCATCGATGACTTTAGACGAAGCTCCTCTCTTGTTTTCGCTACGATGTTCATCCTGTTCCTAGCTAAATGGATAACCGTTCCCTTCATCTCCGTCTACGTAAGGTCTCTAGGGTTATCCATCTATGAAACAGGAGTCGTGGCAGCCGCCTTGGGTGCTGGTTTGCTCGTGTTCGAACCGATGTGGGGTATACTCTCTGATAAAGGATGGAAAACGAAGATCCTAATATACTCCTGTCTCGCCCACCTCCTAACGTTCTACCTGTTCAGTCAAGTAAGAGACCTTCCATCGTTATCGGCTGTGAGACTTCTAGAGGGCTCCGCCGTATCGGCGACGGGTGTGTCTACGAGGTCTTTGATAGAAAGTCTATCTCAGAAGAAGGGAAGAGCCTTCGGTATCTGGTGGGGGGTAGCAAGCTTAGCAAGCCTCGTCGGACCTATGGTCGGCGGGTATCTCGCAGGGATGGAATATCGTCTACTCTTTTACGCCGGTATGGGATTGGCGGTTACGGCGCTACTCATGAGTTTTCTGATCCTAGAACCCGAGGTCGAACCGGTGGAGGCTGAAAAGAGCGAAAGCCGAGTCGGCTTCAAAGCCATCGCCATAGCTTCGTTCACAGTCATCTTCCCGTTCTTCAGCAGGTCTGTCGTAAACTCTTTCCTACCGGTCTACATCAAGGAATCGGCTTCCTTTTCGGCTAGTGAACTTGAGATCGGTTTGATCTTTACGGTCATAGGGCTCACCGCGATCCCTGCGCAGACCGTTCTCGGTGAAGTCTCGGATAGAGTCGATAGGAGGCTTCTGATAAGCCCTGGGATGTTGCTCAACTGCCTGGTTCTCGCTCTGATCCCTGCGGCTTCAGATATCGCTCAAATGTATCTGTTAGCCGTTCTATACTCGGTTTCAAGAGCTGCCGTAAATCCGCCTTTAATGGCTCTGATGGCTGAAAACGTCGCATCCTCGAAGAGGGGAACCGCTATAGGGATCTACGGAGCAGCCGAGGATATGGGACTGCTAATAGGCCCCTTAGTCGCAGGCTACACCTATCAAAACTATTCACCCGCGGCGGCTTTCCACCTATCCTCGGTTTTTATACTTCTGGGAGCCGTCTGCACATACGCGTTGCTCAAGAAAATGTAG
- a CDS encoding DUF3604 domain-containing protein, which yields MEEYRGFRIFWGDSHINVHGKDVNFPPLTRERLRRTMEAAEQHLDFLMIAYYPFEWYYRKGFLIESCGHRDRFMEDWKLVQEAIAKANKPGKFVTFLGYEWHGDRRRYGDHNVYYLKDYEPLDCSRSLPELYENLRKTEAIAIPHHTGYQVGERGKDWDYFDEELSPFVEIYSSHGSSEGCDTPFPLNYNPAMGPRVSGGTVLDGLNRGYKFGIIASGDNHRDYPGVWGNGLMAVFAKELTREALWESFKKRRVYGVTGDRIKLYFSINGHIMGEAFSSRTPADIKVEVVGSHAIDRVEIIKNGQVLHTYCHSGKWSIPEDEDGSIRAKLRIKCGWGPGSPYRFKRVKSKVWRGSLTLSEGKILSIEPCFTFFGQRLDRVSDNRCEFTFTTQPRSPLAPLLAQHHRLNFQGAVFEIEAPLRSVITIQADYKTISFTLKEALKTERVIALKEEAEKLIAEEFSLTPEEVENPDIYWHNAWKMKVYRAIPYDGYHVKFTYLDDKVEKRESYYYVRVTQLNGQMAWSSPIWVRFEGGST from the coding sequence ATGGAGGAGTATAGGGGGTTTAGGATCTTCTGGGGAGATTCACATATTAACGTTCATGGGAAGGACGTCAACTTTCCTCCTCTTACCCGTGAGAGGCTTAGGAGAACCATGGAAGCCGCAGAGCAGCATCTAGATTTCCTGATGATAGCCTACTATCCCTTCGAATGGTACTACAGGAAGGGATTCCTCATAGAGTCTTGCGGCCATAGAGACAGGTTTATGGAGGATTGGAAGCTCGTACAGGAAGCTATAGCGAAGGCGAATAAGCCTGGAAAATTTGTGACGTTCCTAGGCTATGAATGGCATGGAGATAGAAGACGATACGGAGACCATAACGTGTATTACTTGAAGGATTACGAGCCGCTGGACTGTTCTAGAAGCTTGCCGGAGCTCTACGAGAACTTGAGGAAGACCGAGGCCATAGCTATTCCTCACCATACAGGCTACCAAGTCGGTGAGAGAGGTAAGGACTGGGATTATTTCGACGAAGAGTTATCGCCTTTCGTGGAGATATACTCAAGCCATGGGTCGTCGGAGGGTTGCGATACACCGTTTCCGTTAAACTATAACCCCGCTATGGGGCCCAGGGTTTCCGGTGGAACCGTCCTAGACGGTTTGAATAGAGGGTATAAGTTCGGCATAATAGCCTCCGGAGATAACCATCGAGACTACCCGGGTGTATGGGGTAACGGGCTCATGGCCGTGTTCGCGAAGGAGCTGACTAGAGAAGCTTTATGGGAATCCTTCAAGAAAAGACGTGTCTACGGTGTCACAGGAGACAGGATTAAACTCTACTTCTCGATAAACGGCCACATAATGGGTGAGGCTTTCTCGTCGAGAACCCCGGCCGATATAAAGGTCGAGGTCGTCGGAAGCCACGCCATAGATAGGGTCGAGATAATCAAGAACGGGCAGGTTCTCCATACATATTGCCACTCAGGAAAATGGAGTATCCCAGAGGATGAAGACGGTTCGATACGGGCCAAGCTGAGGATAAAGTGCGGATGGGGGCCTGGAAGCCCATACCGGTTTAAGAGGGTCAAGAGTAAGGTTTGGAGGGGCTCTTTAACGTTATCCGAGGGGAAGATCCTATCTATCGAGCCGTGTTTCACGTTTTTCGGGCAGAGGTTGGATAGGGTTTCCGATAATAGGTGCGAGTTCACGTTTACCACACAGCCGCGAAGCCCCTTGGCGCCTCTGCTCGCACAGCATCATAGGCTTAACTTCCAGGGAGCGGTCTTCGAGATCGAGGCGCCTCTAAGAAGCGTGATCACCATTCAGGCAGACTATAAGACCATAAGCTTCACGTTAAAGGAGGCTCTAAAGACCGAGAGGGTGATAGCCCTCAAAGAGGAGGCTGAGAAGCTCATAGCCGAAGAGTTCAGCTTAACCCCTGAAGAAGTCGAAAACCCGGACATATACTGGCACAACGCCTGGAAGATGAAGGTCTATAGAGCCATACCTTACGACGGATACCACGTCAAATTCACCTACTTGGACGATAAGGTCGAGAAGAGGGAGAGCTACTACTACGTCAGGGTTACCCAGCTGAACGGACAGATGGCTTGGTCATCACCGATCTGGGTAAGGTTTGAGGGAGGTTCGACTTAA
- a CDS encoding MoaD/ThiS family protein, whose protein sequence is MDKIKVKVVFYASLRELIGTRELVLELDNPGFDFLMDKLRRVLGCKAEYILADDRTPRRTLLFSVNGKLMTLAKLERLKLKDGDVIDIMPPPSGG, encoded by the coding sequence ATGGATAAGATAAAGGTCAAGGTGGTGTTCTACGCAAGTTTAAGAGAACTGATCGGTACTCGAGAGCTCGTGCTAGAATTGGATAATCCGGGCTTCGACTTCTTGATGGACAAGTTAAGGCGGGTTTTAGGTTGTAAAGCAGAATATATACTCGCCGATGATCGAACACCTCGACGTACGCTCCTTTTCTCAGTCAACGGCAAACTGATGACCCTTGCGAAGCTGGAAAGACTGAAATTGAAGGATGGGGATGTAATCGATATTATGCCTCCCCCCTCTGGTGGCTAA
- a CDS encoding Lrp/AsnC ligand binding domain-containing protein, which yields MQYGRLRRKYIRAFVLVTMKPGTSEEIVRSRRIKGVKIANSVLGRYDAVLVVEAKDLQDLKRIIYEMIEQHPNVLHTETLISIFHPP from the coding sequence GTGCAGTATGGAAGATTGAGGCGTAAATATATCCGCGCCTTCGTTTTGGTCACTATGAAACCGGGAACCTCGGAGGAGATAGTTAGATCCAGGAGGATTAAAGGTGTCAAGATAGCTAACTCGGTACTAGGGAGATATGACGCCGTTCTCGTAGTGGAGGCGAAAGACCTTCAGGACCTTAAGAGAATAATCTACGAGATGATCGAGCAGCATCCCAACGTGTTACATACAGAAACCTTAATCTCGATCTTCCACCCGCCTTAA
- a CDS encoding Lrp/AsnC ligand binding domain-containing protein, with product MRAYIFIRTKPGTSEEVVKRIRSKVKEVIQADSIYGRFDAIVLVEAPDLESINELVYRVIGKDPDIVHTETSIVLSET from the coding sequence GTGAGAGCTTACATATTCATAAGGACTAAACCTGGTACTTCTGAGGAAGTCGTTAAAAGAATCAGAAGCAAAGTGAAGGAGGTGATACAGGCAGACTCCATCTATGGTAGATTCGACGCCATAGTGCTGGTCGAAGCCCCGGACCTAGAGAGCATAAACGAGCTCGTCTACAGAGTTATCGGTAAAGACCCGGATATCGTTCATACAGAGACTTCCATAGTCTTATCTGAAACCTGA